One window of Elaeis guineensis isolate ETL-2024a chromosome 11, EG11, whole genome shotgun sequence genomic DNA carries:
- the LOC105033535 gene encoding uncharacterized protein has translation MLFAAAASPKLLLHHWVLQLEPRFLLRSLSSLPSPQLSDPISSQTLREIASAFSHPNPPKTLDPLSLSGFRPRHADAVLRLLLLRSDPASAIRFLQWSDRHLHLSPTLPSISSAAHAALRRQMFDLARQLVDRMIQNFSFAEVLLAFPGSFQSPCSDPGMAFSCLTECCCRAGMTGRAVDSFFRARQMGISISPLVIAELLDSLVTVDRIDEMLEIYREISDGYNTLMNALLGTSDDQKVLNLHRVLVERGFVPRIYDFNRFLNSLCKAKRFCTASDLFYLALEIGPEPSVVTFSTLIRACCKEGRVDAAVDFYELMVEKGIASDLVVYGILIDGLCKEGRVNEGHGLLRRALNDRLKPDVVIYSSLVDGYVRVGDVKKAFELYKRMLEEDVMPNVITYSILINGLCQNGQVAEACGIFSRILKQGIEPNVLTYSSLIDGLCNAGNLKEAFDLYELMIGKGFSPDAFVHSVLVKGLCKLGKMNDALRLLIKSGLESNTVTYNVLIDGWCRARRLGDMLRVFRHLEVNNLEPDLVTFSVIIKGMVDEGRLREATMVLFQILKKGFMPDVVTYCNLIDGFCKHNNVMDGFRVYDMMLMNGVDPDIFMYNVLINGLFKEGHVEEASKLFSQLNEWAWEPDIVTYNTMISGFCSVKKIDRAIEYYEKLTDERGLQPNAITFTIMIDAFCKEDRMDEAMLFFNKMLNKGTLPNVVTYSCLVDGHFKAQNFKNAIALHEEMLNNHVFPNIISYSILIDGLCKAGRLEEASLAFHCAMNRGLLPDVVAYGILIRGFCAVGRLAEARMFYNKMVADGVKPDSLVYSTLTEYFHRNNSAVNVGEPKPNA, from the coding sequence ATGCTTTTTGCTGCTGCTGCTTCCCCAAAGCTGCTCCTCCACCACTGGGTCCTCCAACTTGAGCCCCGTTTCCTCCTTCGCTCTCTCTCCTCCCTACCCTCCCCCCAACTCTCCGACCCCATCTCCTCCCAAACCCTCCGCGAGATCGCCTCCGCCTTCTCCCACCCAAACCCCCCCAAAACCCTcgaccccctctccctctccggcTTTCGCCCCCGCCACGCCGACGCCgtcctccgcctcctcctcctccgctccGACCCCGCCTCCGCCATCCGCTTCCTCCAATGGTCCGACCGTCACCTCCACCTCTCCCCTACCCTCCCTTCCATCTCCTCCGCTGCCCACGCCGCCCTCCGCCGCCAAATGTTCGACCTCGCGCGCCAGCTCGTCGACCGAATGATCCAAAACTTCAGCTTTGCTGAAGTCCTCTTGGCTTTCCCGGGCAGCTTTCAGTCGCCTTGTTCCGACCCTGGAATGGCCTTTAGCTGTTTGACTGAATGCTGCTGTCGCGCTGGGAtgacaggccgcgccgtggattCTTTTTTTCGGGCTCGGCAGATGGGTATTAGCATTTCCCCGCTCGTAATTGCAGAGCTATTAGATTCTTTGGTCACTGTGGACCGAATCGATGAGATGCTGGAAATTTACCGAGAAATATCTGATGGATATAACACTTTAATGAATGCATTATTAGGGACGTCAGATGATCAAAAGGTATTGAACTTGCACAGAGTTTTGGTGGAGAGAGGTTTTGTGCCGAGAATTTATGATTTTAATCGGTTTTTAAATTCTCTGTGCAAGGCAAAACGATTCTGTACTGcttctgatttattttatttggcATTAGAAATCGGTCCTGAGCCAAGTGTGGTGACTTTTAGTACTTTGATTCGTGCGTGCTGTAAAGAGGGCAGAGTGGATGCTGCGGTCGATTTCTATGAGCTCATGGTAGAGAAGGGCATTGCTTCTGATTTGGTAGTTTATGGAATTCTGATTGATGGGTTATGTAAGGAAGGCAGAGTGAATGAGGGGCATGGTCTTCTTAGAAGGGCCTTAAATGACAGACTTAAGCCAGATGTGGTGATCTACAGCTCACTTGTAGATGGATATGTTAGAGTGGGAGACGTGAAGAAGGCATTCGAGTTGTACAAGAGAATGTTGGAGGAAGATGTAATGCCTAATGTTATCACTTATAGCATTTTGATTAATGGGCTATGTCAGAATGGCCAAGTTGCTGAGGCTTGTGGAATTTTTTCCAGAATCTTGAAGCAGGGAATTGAGCCGAATGTTTTGACATATAGCAGCCTGATTGATGGGCTATGCAATGCTGGGAATTTGAAGGAAGCATTTGATCTGTATGAACTTATGATAGGGAAGGGCTTTTCTCCAGATGCATTTGTTCATAGTGTGCTTGTAAAAGGTCTCTGTAAATTGGGGAAGATGAATGATGCCCTCAGGTTACTTATCAAGTCAGGTTTGGAATCTAACACTGTAACTTATAATGTATTGATTGATGGGTGGTGTAGAGCAAGGAGATTAGGAGATATGCTGAGAGTTTTCAGGCACTTGGAAGTGAATAACCTAGAACCAGATTTAGTTACTTTCAGTGTGATTATCAAGGGAATGGTAGATGAAGGGAGATTGAGAGAAGCAACCATGGTTCTCTTTCAGATACTAAAGAAAGGTTTTATGCCAGATGTTGTAACATACTGCAATTTGATTGATGGGTTCTGTAAACATAATAATGTCATGGATGGATTTAGAGTTTATGATATGATGCTTATGAATGGTGTTGATCCTGATATATTTATGTATAATGTTCTAATAAATGGCCTTTTTAAGGAGGGCCATGTGGAGGAGGcatctaaattatttagccaGCTTAATGAATGGGCATGGGAGCCTGACATTGTGACATACAATACGATGATTAGTGGCTTCTGTTCTGTGAAAAAAATTGATAGAGCGATCGAATACTATGAAAAATTGACTGATGAAAGAGGTCTTCAGCCAAATGCTATTACTTTCACAATTATGATTGATGCATTTTGTAAAGAAGACAGAATGGATGAAGCAATGCTATTTTTCAATAAAATGCTCAACAAGGGTACATTGCCTAATGTGGTCACCTACAGTTGCCTGGTAGATGGACACTTCAAAgctcaaaatttcaaaaatgCAATTGCGCTCCATGAAGAAATGCTAAATAATCATGTCTTCCCTAATATCATTAGCTATAGCATTCTTATCGATGGCCTTTGCAAGGCAGGCCGGTTGGAAGAAGCTTCACTGGCTTTTCACTGTGCTATGAACAGGGGCTTGTTGCCGGATGTTGTGGCATATGGCATTTTGATTCGTGGATTTTGTGCAGTTGGAAGATTAGCTGAAGCCAGGATGTTTTACAATAAGATGGTAGCAGATGGTGTCAAACCGGATAGTCTTGTATATAGCACACTTACAGAGTACTTTCACAGAAACAATTCTGCAGTAAATGTTGGTGAACCAAAACCAAATGCTTAA